The DNA sequence CTGGCTGGCCACGGGCTCCAGCCACTCCAGCGAGGCGTGGTCGGAGAGGAGGGTCTGGCAGTGCAGCTGCTTGCCGGCCAGCTGTTCGCTGTATGGCCTGCCCATCTGGGTGCAGGAGCGGCAGGTGCCGGCATCAAAGTAGGAACAGCGCATGACTGGTCAAGTTTACCCGGTCGCCTTCCCGGCCGGGACGGGAAGGTACGACGGCGGCACCCGGCCAGGTGCCGCCGTCGTACCTTCCATCACGGCCTCAAACGTAACCCCGTGCAATATGAGCATGCTTCCATGCTTTTGATGCTGCGAAATTCGGCAGCCGTGCTACTTTCGGCACTGACACCGTGCATTTCTTCGTTTGGAGACCCGTGGAACCCACACCCCCGCTCACCCTCGATCCACGGCCTGCGGCACCGCAGCCCGTGGAGTCCGCCCTCCGCCGTTCCATGGGGCCTCGCCATCTGGTCATGATCGCCATGGGTGGGGTGATCGGCTCCGGCCTCTTCGTCAGCTCGGGCTACACCATCTCCCAGGCCGGCCCGCTTGGCGCCGTCATCGCGTACCTGGTGGGCGCCTTCGTGGTGTACCTGGTCATGGCATGCCTGGGCGAACTGGCCATCGCCTATCCCGTATCCGGCGCCTTCCACATCTACGCCGCCCGCTCCATCGGGCCGGCCACGGGGTTCGCCACCGCCTGGCTGTACTGGCTGTGCTGGGCCGTGGCCATCGGCTCCGAGTTCACCGCGTCCGGGCTCCTCATGCAGCGTTGGTTCCCGGACGTTGAGGTGTGGGTCTGGTGCTTGGTCTTTGCCGCCATCCTCTTTGGCTTCAACGCCGTCTCCTCCCGGTTCTTTGGCGAGGCCGAGTTCTGGTTCGCCATCGTGAAGGTGGCCGCCATCATCGGCCTGATCGTCCTGGGCGGGGCGGCGCTGTTCGGCTTCCACCCGCTCAGCAGCGGCGGCAACCACCCGCTCCTGCTCCAGAACTTCGCCACGGATTCGGGCCTCTTCCCCAACGGATTCACCGGCATCCTGGTCACGGTGCTGGCCGTCTTCTATGCCTTCTCCGGGTCGGAACTGATCGGCGTCGCCGCCGGTGAGACCAAGGACCCCGCAACCGCCATTCCCAAGGCCATGCGCACCACCGTGATCCGGCTGCTGATCTTCTTCGTGGGTGCCATCACCGTTATCGCCGCCACCATCCCCTATACGGAAGTGGGGCTGGACGAGAGCCCGTTCGTCACTGTCTTCTCCGCCATCGGCGTGCCGTTCGCCGCGGACATCATGAACTTCGTCATCATCACGGCCCTGCTGTCCGCCGGAAACAGTGGCCTCTACTCCTGCGCCCGGATGCTGTATTCGCTCGCCGATGAAGGGCATGCACCCCGCGCCCTGAAGAAGCTGAACCGCGGCATTCCCATGGTGGCCCTCTCCGTGAGCATGGTGGGCGGCCTCGCTTCCCTGCTCAGCAGCGTGGTGGCCCCGGAAACCGTGTACCTGGTCCTCGTCTCGGTGGCAGGCTTCGCCGTGGTGGGTGTGTGGATGTCCATCACCGCGTCGCACTACTTCCACCGCCGCGCCTTCATCCGCGACGGCGGCGACGTCTCCACCCTTGCCTACCGGGCGCCCCTGTTCCCGCTGGTCCCCATCCTCGCGTTCTCCCTCTGCGTCATCTCCCTGGTCGGCATCGCGCTCGACCCGGCCCAGGCGGCCGCGCTCTACTTCGGCATCCCCTTTGTCGCCGCCTGCTACGCGTACTTCCACTTCCGGCACGGACGCAGCGCCGCGCGGGCAGGCCGGTAGTCAGGGCGCGGACGACGACGGCAGCGCCCTGGGTGGAACAAGCAGCGCCCGTGGAACAATGGGGCCGTTGTCGGCAGCCGGGAGGGCAGGAAAGCGTGGAATCAACCGCCGAGGCGTCCTCGATGGCGCAGGGACTGCGGATCCTGCGGCACGTGGTGGAACGGGAAAAGCGGGGGCAGGCGCCGCTGGGTGTTTCGCAGCTCGCCGCGGAGCTTGGCATGGAACAAAGCCGGGTGTCGCGCCTGGCCCAGGAGCTGTGCGGCCTGGAACTGCTGGAGCGCTTTGACCGCGGGCCGTTCCGGACAGGCCCCCGCTTCTTCGGCCTTGCCGCCGCCTTGAACACGGGCTGGGTCCGGGAGGCGAAGCCGCTGCTTGAGGAGCTGGTCGCCGGGCTGGGGGTGCGGGCACGGCTTTCGGTCCGCGACGGGTACCGGGTCATCCTGCTCCGCGCCTCGAGCAATGAAGGCGTGCCCGGCAGTTTCGTGGTGCCCGGCATGGTCACGCCCGTCTGGTGCACCGGCGCCGGGAGGGCCCTGCTGTGGGACTTCGACCGGTCCGCCCTGGCCGAACTGCTCGCGGACGTGAATTACATCGGCATCGGCGGACCCGGCGCTGCCCACACTACCGACGGTATCTGGGATCTCATGGAGCGGGACCGCACTGCCGGGTTCATCGCCGCCGAGGAGGAGTTTGAACACGGCGTGGTGGAGCTTGCCGTGCCCGTGCGGGACGCAGGCGGTTCCATCCTGGGGGCGCTCAGTGTGCTGGGCAGCCGCGGAGAATTCGGAGCTGATTCCGCTGCCGCGGCAGCTGTGCTTTCGGCCGCCGCCACGCGCCTCGGTGCACCCGGGACCTGAGGCTCAGCTCCGGTAGCCGAGCCTTGACTCGAGCCAGGATCCCTGGGCCATCAGGGCGGCTGCGCATGATTCCCGCCGTGGTTCCAGCCGGTCCTTGATGCCCACGATCTGCAGGGCCGCCACCACGTCGCCCTTGAAGTCACGGACCGGCACGGCCAAGGAGTACAGCCCGGGCTCGGCCTCTTCGTCCACGATCGAGTATCCGCGGGCGCGCGCCGCCTCCCGCCGCGCCAGGAACTCGTCCACGCTTGCGGGCGTATTGGGGCCGTGGCGCGTGAACACGACCTGTGAAAACACGCTCCGGACCTCCTCTTCCGGAGCCTCCCACAGGACCGCCTGGCCGGCGTCACTGCAGTAGGCGGGATACGGGCGGCCCAGCCATGAACCCACCAGGTTGCTGCCGGCCGGGACACTCTCACCGATGGTCACCGTGCTGTCACCGCGCAGCACTCCAAGGAAGCACGCCTCATTGGTCCCGGCGGCCAGGGCGTCCAGGGCGGTGGCGCCGTCGGCCTGGAGCCGGCGTTCGGTCAGCAGTTGCGCGTCCGTGAAGACCGACCAGTCCAGGACATAGGTGCGCGCCGCAGTGCGGGCCAGGAAGCCTTCCTGTCCGCCGGTCCGCAGGCTGCGGGACACCTGGCTCCGGTCCCTGTCCAGAGCGGCGGCGACCTCGGCGGCGCTGCCGCCGGGAAACCCCCGTGCGTGGCGTTCCCCCACGGCAAGCACGGCCTGGATTCCGCGGCCCATGCTGGAGGTCTTCGACATAAAAGGGAGTCTAGCGATCCCAAAGGAGCCCTCCGGTACGGCCGGTTGCCGTTGCCAGGTAACACTCAGTAAAAGCATGAGTCCATGCCTATAGTGAACTTATGCCTTCCCTTTCTTCCCTCTCCGCCGCACTGGAATCCGGCCGCACCCTGATTGCCGACGGCGCCCTGGCCACCGAACTGGAGGCGCGCGGCTGCAACCTGGACGACTCCCTGTGGTCGGCCAAAGTCCTGCTGGAGCAGCCCGGGCTTATCCGGGACGTGCACCGAGACTACTTCGCGGCGGGTGCGAACATCGCCACCACAGCCAGCTACCAGGCAACGCCCCGGGGGTTTGCGGCACGGGGCATGGCAGAGGAGGAAGCCCTGGACCTGGTGGAACTGTCCGTCCGGCTGGCGGATGAAGCACGGCGGGAGCACCTGATGGAGCATCCGGACGCCGGGCCGCTGCTGGTGGGGGGCTCCGTGGGCCCATACGGCGCCTATCTCGCGGACGGCTCGGAATACCGGGGGGACTACAGCCTCGCCCCCGGGGAGTTCGAGGAGTTCCATGCTCCCCGCGTAGCGGCACTGGTCAAGGCCGGCGTGGACTTCCTCGCCTTCGAGACGCTGCCCTCCTTCGCCGAGGCGGAGGCCCTGCTGGCACTCAGCCGGGAACACGGCGTCGACACCTGGTTCTCCTTTTCCCTTCGCGACGGCGGCCACATCAGCGACGGCACGCCGCTGGCCGATGTCGCGCAACGCGTGAACGGGCACCCGCACGTTGCGGCGGTCGGAGTGAACTGCGTGCCCCTTGGCCTGGTACGGCCGGCGCTGGCCGCCCTGCGCCCGCACACGGACATACCCCTGGTGGCCTACCCGAATTCGGGGGAGACCTACGATTCCGCAACCAAGACGTGGAGCCAGGCAAGCGGAGACGAGGGCGGCGCGGCCGGGGGAGGGGCGCCTGCAAGCCTGGCCGCGGGTGCCGGGGAATGGCAGCAAGCGGGCGCGCGCATCCTGGGTGGCTGCTGCCGGACCACTCCCCGGGACATCGCTGCATTGGCCGCGCAGGCGTAGCCTTCCGGGAACACTGCCGCCTCCACGGGTGTTAAACCCAGTGGAGAAGCGAACAATGGACACCAGAACTTACACAGCACTTGTCATACCGGCCGGCAATGCCGAGCCCATCCGCCTGGAACAGGTTGACGCGGACCTGAAGGCCCTTGAAGCCCTGGTGGGCGGCCCGCTGGAATCCGTGATCCGCGGCGACTGGCATGTCTACCTCAACGCGGAAAGCGTCACGAGGCTCCTTCCGGTCAACTTCCGCGCTGGGCAGCTGATGCACGAATGCGGCCTGGACCTTGACGGGATCCGCGGCACCGCAGTTTTCCTGGGCCGCGGCGAACACGGCACCGAGACAGACATCCCCGAGCACCTGGAGCGGCTCGTGGAGGAGCTTTTCGGGGCGTTGGCCGCCTAGTCGCTGGCGCGTACCCCGTAGGTGCTCAGCACGTTGCCCTTGCTGGTTGCCGACTGCTCCTGCAGCACCAGGCGTGTCAGCGGGTCGCCGTCCTCGAACAGCCGGCGGCCGCTGCCGGCGATTACGGGGTGGGTCATCAGCTGCAGCGAGTCCAGCAGCCCGGCGAACAGCAGCTGCCGCACCACGGAGATGCTTCCGCACACGGCGATTTCGCCGCCGTCGCGTTCCTTCAGCGCGCCCACGAATTCCGTCAGCGGCGCGTCCATCACCCGCGAGTTCTGCCATTCCAGCGGTCCCGTCAACGTGCGCGACGCAACGAACTTTTCCACGGGGTTGATGAACGCGCCAAAGTCCTGGTCCTGCGGAGCGGTG is a window from the Arthrobacter sp. NicSoilC5 genome containing:
- a CDS encoding amino acid permease, whose protein sequence is MEPTPPLTLDPRPAAPQPVESALRRSMGPRHLVMIAMGGVIGSGLFVSSGYTISQAGPLGAVIAYLVGAFVVYLVMACLGELAIAYPVSGAFHIYAARSIGPATGFATAWLYWLCWAVAIGSEFTASGLLMQRWFPDVEVWVWCLVFAAILFGFNAVSSRFFGEAEFWFAIVKVAAIIGLIVLGGAALFGFHPLSSGGNHPLLLQNFATDSGLFPNGFTGILVTVLAVFYAFSGSELIGVAAGETKDPATAIPKAMRTTVIRLLIFFVGAITVIAATIPYTEVGLDESPFVTVFSAIGVPFAADIMNFVIITALLSAGNSGLYSCARMLYSLADEGHAPRALKKLNRGIPMVALSVSMVGGLASLLSSVVAPETVYLVLVSVAGFAVVGVWMSITASHYFHRRAFIRDGGDVSTLAYRAPLFPLVPILAFSLCVISLVGIALDPAQAAALYFGIPFVAACYAYFHFRHGRSAARAGR
- a CDS encoding IclR family transcriptional regulator C-terminal domain-containing protein, which gives rise to MESTAEASSMAQGLRILRHVVEREKRGQAPLGVSQLAAELGMEQSRVSRLAQELCGLELLERFDRGPFRTGPRFFGLAAALNTGWVREAKPLLEELVAGLGVRARLSVRDGYRVILLRASSNEGVPGSFVVPGMVTPVWCTGAGRALLWDFDRSALAELLADVNYIGIGGPGAAHTTDGIWDLMERDRTAGFIAAEEEFEHGVVELAVPVRDAGGSILGALSVLGSRGEFGADSAAAAAVLSAAATRLGAPGT
- a CDS encoding IclR family transcriptional regulator C-terminal domain-containing protein: MSKTSSMGRGIQAVLAVGERHARGFPGGSAAEVAAALDRDRSQVSRSLRTGGQEGFLARTAARTYVLDWSVFTDAQLLTERRLQADGATALDALAAGTNEACFLGVLRGDSTVTIGESVPAGSNLVGSWLGRPYPAYCSDAGQAVLWEAPEEEVRSVFSQVVFTRHGPNTPASVDEFLARREAARARGYSIVDEEAEPGLYSLAVPVRDFKGDVVAALQIVGIKDRLEPRRESCAAALMAQGSWLESRLGYRS
- the mmuM gene encoding homocysteine S-methyltransferase, with the protein product MPSLSSLSAALESGRTLIADGALATELEARGCNLDDSLWSAKVLLEQPGLIRDVHRDYFAAGANIATTASYQATPRGFAARGMAEEEALDLVELSVRLADEARREHLMEHPDAGPLLVGGSVGPYGAYLADGSEYRGDYSLAPGEFEEFHAPRVAALVKAGVDFLAFETLPSFAEAEALLALSREHGVDTWFSFSLRDGGHISDGTPLADVAQRVNGHPHVAAVGVNCVPLGLVRPALAALRPHTDIPLVAYPNSGETYDSATKTWSQASGDEGGAAGGGAPASLAAGAGEWQQAGARILGGCCRTTPRDIAALAAQA
- a CDS encoding DUF3846 domain-containing protein; the encoded protein is MDTRTYTALVIPAGNAEPIRLEQVDADLKALEALVGGPLESVIRGDWHVYLNAESVTRLLPVNFRAGQLMHECGLDLDGIRGTAVFLGRGEHGTETDIPEHLERLVEELFGALAA
- a CDS encoding dihydrofolate reductase family protein, encoding MRKVTAGLFHSVDGVVSEPFKFQFDSFDEELGAGLARMINSVDTVILGRVSYQEWADYWPTAPQDQDFGAFINPVEKFVASRTLTGPLEWQNSRVMDAPLTEFVGALKERDGGEIAVCGSISVVRQLLFAGLLDSLQLMTHPVIAGSGRRLFEDGDPLTRLVLQEQSATSKGNVLSTYGVRASD